A stretch of DNA from Vicia villosa cultivar HV-30 ecotype Madison, WI unplaced genomic scaffold, Vvil1.0 ctg.002580F_1_1, whole genome shotgun sequence:
ACTCGTTCCTATTGCTCTTACTAAAGCAAAAGAGGTAAAAGGGTTTCTAGGTAGATGGAAAATGATCATTTCGAAGTTGGAACAAGTTCCGTCGAAGCTATCGGATTTATCTAGCCACCCTTGTTTCTCAAAGAATGCTCTTTGCAAGGAACAGTTGCAGGCTGTGTCGAAGACGTTACGAGAAGCTATTGAGTTAGCTGAGTTGTGTTTGAAGGAAAAGTATGAAGGTAAGCTAAGGATGCAGAGTGATCTCGACGCGTTGATTGGTaaacttgatttgaatttgaaggatTGTAGTTTGTTGACAAAAAGTGGTGTACTTGGTGAAGCTACTTTGCAGTTCAATGTTTCTGGTATTATAGCGGAATCGGATATTGAAACACATGGAAATATAAAGGAATTACTTGCGCGCCTTCAAATCGGTCATTTGGAATCGAAACACAAGGCTTTGGATAGATTACATGAGCTTATGAAAGATGATGAGAAGAATGTTTTGGCTGTTTTTTGTAGGAGCAATGTTGCTGCTTTGGTTCAGTTGCTTACTGCAACATCGCCGAGGATTAGGGAGAAAACAGTTAGTATTATATGCTCGATTGTGGAATCGGGCAGTAGCTGCGAAAACTGGTTAGTTTCTGAAGGTGTTTTGCCACCTCTTATAAGGCTTGTTGAATCAGGTAGTGCTGTTGGTAAAGAAAAGGCTATTGTATCTCTTCAAAGGCTATCGATGTCGGAAGAAACAGCTCGCGCGATCGTCGGACACGGAGGGGTTCGTCCGTTAATCGAGCTTTGTCAGGTTGGCGATTCTGTCTCACAGGCGGCGGCAGCTTGTACTTTGAAGAGTATTTCGGCTGTTCCGGAAGTGAGACAGGTTTTAGCCGAAGAAGGTGTTGTTCGGGTTATGATCAATCTCCTCAACAACGGAATGCTGTTAGGTACGAAGGAGTATGCTGCTGAATGTTTGCAGAATCTCACTGCAAGCAACGAGAATCTGCGAAGGTCTGTTATATCAGAAAACGGCATCCGAAGCCTTTTGGCTTTTCTCGATGCTCCAGTTCCTCAAGAATCCGCTGTAGGTGCATTGAAGAATCTCGTCGGATTGGTTCCCGAAGAAACTTTGGTTTCTCTCGGGGTTCTCTCTTGTCTGGTGCATGTTTTGCAGTCAGGATCATTAGGCGCGAAACAAAACGCGGCTTCGGTTATATGTCGGATTTGTAGCTCGATGGAGATGAAGAAAATGTTGGGTGAAGTTGGTTGCATACCTCTATTAATCAACATGCTCGAGGCGAAAGCAAACACTGCTAGAGAACTTGCGGCGCAAGCAATTGCGAGTTTGATGATCCTGTCGCAGAATCGGAGAGAAGTTAAAAAGGATGATAAAAGCGTGCCGAATTTGGTACAGTTGCTTGATCCTAGTCCACAGAATACTGCAAAAAAGTATGCAGTTTGTTGTCTTGGATCACTTTCTTCATGTAAGAAGTGTAAGAAGTTGATGATTTCTTATGGAGCAATAGGGTATTTGAAGAAGCTTATTGAGATGGAGATTCCAGGAGCTAAGAAGTTGCTTGAGAGATTGGAAAGAGGGAAACTGAGAAGCTTGTTTagcagaaaataagaggaaaaacaacttttccatgtttgtttattgcaactgtttttcattttatttatcacttttgtttttgttaatgttGTTGTTTCATTGTCTGAATGAAACAAGTAGCTTGGAATGTAAAAAAACTCTGTCGAATGCAAAAAAAATGCCCTTGAAATCACTATTGTAATCACTGTGTAATCAATGTTTAAATGTACTCAGTAGTTTTTTATCAATAAGAATTACTTTATTAGTCTCATATTATGTGTCATTTAAAAGAAAATCTTCAAATGTTGTAAAATAAGTTTAAGGTTTAGAGGTTTTAGAacctactccctccgtcccaaaataagtgtcacatttactttttaggttcattgaatatgtaatgtatctagtctgtatagagaccagatacattaaatattcaatgaatctaaaaagtaaatgtgacacttattttgggacagagggagtacttGAGAACAATTATCTCAAAAGACAAATATGAGAGGATCATGTGAGCGTTAACATCTGACGATTTCGATTGATTAGACTTGATAGAGTATGTGTCTAGGGTGTGTGCAATGCTTGGTCTGCTTCATTTAATAAGACTTGGGTGTCTCAGTTTCGTTCAAATATGTGCTTTGAGAAAATTTTACTTTCTACCCCAATAACTATACCTATACCCTTCCATCAAAAAATTTTGGACTGAAATATTGTATAAatagtttataatttaaaaaatttcacttttttCTCACATTTAAGAAAAATTTCTTGaacacccaaaaatatataaattggAATACTTGGAAAAAGAGTTCCGGTAATCAAAATTTTCATGTTGCATACCAGAACACTTAGTTAAAATGTTTCGGTAGTTTTAAAGTAGATTAAAGTGGGTTTTAAAATTGCATACCAGAACACTTATTTAAAATGTTTTGGtggtttatttaaaaaaaaaaactataatccTTAGGCAACGGTTATAAATCGTTGCCTAGTTATGGCGCCTTAGTTGATTTCTTAATCTTTCTCCTTTTTGCAAATTATATTTTAAGCAacgcttttattttatttgccaTTCACTTTAGGCAACGCTTCTAAACCGTTGCGTAAAGTCTAgagctttaaaaaaaaaataaaccaccGGAACACTTTAAATAAGTGTTCCGGTATGCAACTTCAAACAACTTAAAATTATCGGAACTCTTTTTTTAAGTGTTCCAGTGTGTTATTTTTTAAACCGAAAGACTTTGAAAAAGTGTTctggtttatatatttttggatatttcaattttttttttgaaatgtgaggaaaaaatgattttttttaaagaggCTTGCTATCTTTACACTTAAAACCAACCATTTTACCTCTACACCGTATAAAAGACAACAAGTGCATGGTTGGTGTGTGTCAGAAAAAAAgtaaaagtaataattaaatattaaaaaaaaacaaaaccgtATAGAAATACGGTGTAAGTGTAATGGGTAGTGTACAAATATCATCtctgatttttaaaatatatactatttataTGAGGGTATTTTCGTCCAAATGTTTTTTGCGTAGAGATATGAATATAATTGTAGGAGTACAAAGTAAAATTTTCATGCTTTAACTCAGTCTAAAACAATTGCAAAGCATTTTGTGTTGGATACAAGTTCGAACACATGGTTATTTATTTCTTCACACTTAAAACATGTTAACTGAAAGGAGTAGGCTTCCAAGGCACTTAGTTTCCTCAATCCTTACTCTTTTTAACttaaaaactagtaacaaacccatgcgtttgcacgggttctggtacgagaCGCACATTTGTTtcatatgtatatt
This window harbors:
- the LOC131639287 gene encoding uncharacterized protein LOC131639287 — encoded protein: MVEDSTVSVTVDTCSTEEWLLNSQELVPIALTKAKEVKGFLGRWKMIISKLEQVPSKLSDLSSHPCFSKNALCKEQLQAVSKTLREAIELAELCLKEKYEGKLRMQSDLDALIGKLDLNLKDCSLLTKSGVLGEATLQFNVSGIIAESDIETHGNIKELLARLQIGHLESKHKALDRLHELMKDDEKNVLAVFCRSNVAALVQLLTATSPRIREKTVSIICSIVESGSSCENWLVSEGVLPPLIRLVESGSAVGKEKAIVSLQRLSMSEETARAIVGHGGVRPLIELCQVGDSVSQAAAACTLKSISAVPEVRQVLAEEGVVRVMINLLNNGMLLGTKEYAAECLQNLTASNENLRRSVISENGIRSLLAFLDAPVPQESAVGALKNLVGLVPEETLVSLGVLSCLVHVLQSGSLGAKQNAASVICRICSSMEMKKMLGEVGCIPLLINMLEAKANTARELAAQAIASLMILSQNRREVKKDDKSVPNLVQLLDPSPQNTAKKYAVCCLGSLSSCKKCKKLMISYGAIGYLKKLIEMEIPGAKKLLERLERGKLRSLFSRK